GAGGGAGGCCCCTTCCCTGGGGCTCTGGGGAGGCACCTGTGAAGACAGACCTGAAGCGAATCCCTGACAGCCCCTGCCCTGCTGTGAGTGGGCCTGACTCCCAAGTCCTGGCCCAGCACCTCCAGCCCCCTCTGGCTTCTCACGTTCCTGCACCATCTGGGCTACACCAGTCATTTCCTTTCCCACACTGGCGCTGCGCAGGCTTTGCTTGGTGACCGGCCCCACCTGACCGGGCAGCTTCTCTGGAGCTGGAGCCTGGGGACCCACACAGGAAATCTCAGCCTCTCCAGCCAACTCTTGCTTCTTCTCCTTTGAGTCCACCCAGAGTCCAGGAGaaggtgtggggagaggggcaaTGGCCACACCCTGAGTCCCATCTAGAAGCTTCTCTGGGCTTGGCACAATGAGGTCCTTGTCCCTCTCACTGCTCCCAGCTCTTGCCTTTTCTCCTGGTGCACCCTGGGGCCCATCGGCAGTCAGGGCTCTGAGCCCAGCCTTCTCAAAGATCTTGGTGATGTGCTCCCTGAAGTCAGGGAAGCCACTGACCGTGCTAGTCTGCTTGGAGCGCGCATGCAGACCACCCGATGTGCCTCTGCTCAGATCCTCGGGGGGTTCTACCATCCTCTCCCCAATGCTCTTTGTCCCCTTTGCTGTCTCACCCGCCATGCCCTCCTCACAGGCAGGGGGTGCTGGAATCTCATAGGGTTTGGCACCTGCTGCTTTCTCCTCCACTAGCATGTGCTCACCCTTGGTCAGAAGTGGCATCCTGTCCAGGTAGGGCATGGAGTCCACAGGTCCCTCAAGAGTGCCAGCTTTGGAGCTTCCACCACTGGCTTGTGCCCCAGTGATTTCCCTACCTGTAGCTGCTGGTTGTGGGAGGGAGGCCGGGAGGCCCAAAGACAGCTTCATGGAGGTGGCATTTTCCAAGGCAAGCAGAGGCGCCTCTGTGGGAGAAGTGCTTTCACCAGGAGCTCTGGGCCCTTGGGAGGAGAGAGCTTTCTCTCCACTGTCTTCTGCCCCTTCCCTGGGAGCAACCTCCACATGCAGGTAAGGAGGGTCAGGAGCAGCGTCTTCTGGTGGCCCAGATAGCAAGAGCCTCTCTGCGCTGGAGACAGCCTGTGCTTCAGGAATCTCTGCCATGCTCCTGTGAATCCCACCCAGCTCTCCGGCTGGTGGCAAGGCATCCTGGCAGCTGGCCGAAGGCTGCTCAGCTTGGCAGGGCTCACCTGGGGCAGAGGTAGAAGTTTCCTCCCCAGGGGAGGGGCATTGCCCAGTATTAAGGAATCCAGCATTCAAAGCAGCTTCTCCTGCGTCCTCTGGAGCTGACTGCATCCCCAGGTCCCCTCTGCCAGCGTTCCCACTGGTCTCAGCAGCTCTGCCTTGCTCCTGGGCTGATGGGAAACTTCCAAGAAGCTCTCGGGCCTCGGCATCCGAGGTGGCGGGCTGCTCCATTTCCTTCCGTGGGGCCAGCACTGGCCGCTGTCTGCCTCCCTGGGTTTCAGCACCTGACTCTCTCTCTGGGGCATCCTGGGTGGTTGTGACGCTGGGGCTGGCGGGTGCTGGAACTGGCGGGCAGTGAGCTGCATCCAGGAGAGCCACGGGCTCAGGCTGCCGAGGCGGAGTCCCCACTGTGTTcgcacttgtcttctctgttttactCAAGCCCTCGAGCAGGCGCCGAGTGTCAGCGGCTTCAGAAGCTCCTCCATCACCGAGACATGCTTCTTCATGCTGGCTGCTGACTTCCAGCGTACCCACCAGCTCTTGTCGGGACTTGCTTGGCCCTTGCCCAGCACAgcaattttcctttctgttcaaGTTACCTGCAAGAGAGGACTCTTCGGAGGTGTCTGCCGCAGGAGGCCCCACCCCGGACGGCCGGCGGTCACTGCGTGCTCCCTCTTGCCCATTCTCCCCTAGGGCAGGCAGCTCTGGGCTTACTGGTGCTGACAACTCCGACTGCTCTGTCGCAGGGCTCTCCAGAACCGAGTCCCTGGCAGCCGATCGTGTAGCATCAGACAGACTGTCTTTGGGGTGCTCCCTCTGTAGCTCCGATCTGGAAGCCTGCTCCTTTTCTCCACAAGTGGGCAAGCACGCATCCTCCTGAGGTGTCACAGGTACGTGGATTTGGGAAGAATCTGTGCCCAGCTTCTTCAAACCTGGATCACCTGGATAAGTCTCTTCCCCATTTTTACACACTCGGGTCTTCTCCCTGAGCATATCAAAGATGGATGCATCTGGGTCTGACTGGGATGGCTGGAGATGATTCTCAGAAGGTACTGAGGGCCTCTCAGGTGCAGCTACTCGTATGCAGCTATCCCCTGGGAAGGACGGGATTCCTTGCTGACTGTGCTCCAGACTGAGCGACGTGAGCCCGCTGTCCATTGCCAAGTCCTCCCCCTCAGGGGGCTGTGGCCCATCAGCCCGGGCTTCCTGTCCAGCTGCATCATGGCCCAGCCCACAAGACCGGTCTGGGGATGCCGGCAAGCCCGCCTCCTCACAGTTGTCAGGTGTCCGCGCAGATGGGTGGCTCATGGCCTTTATTTCAGATCTGCGCTCCACCTCCTGGGCTTTAGGGACAACCTCTGCAGCAGGAGTTGACAGGAAATCTGATTTCTCAGATTCCAAGGCAGGAAGAGAGTCCATTATTCCCAATCCCCCCAGGTCCTGGAGGGTGTGGGGACATTTGGTCTGCAATCTGGGCCCCTCCCAGCCAGCTCCCTCGGGAAGAACATGCTCACCAGctccgtccggccccgggatcAGGATGCGACCGTTCTCATGGAGCTTGGGCAGTGAGTCAGATGCATGGGCCACTGAGCTCCGAGCTGCGCCTTCTGATACAGAGCCcagcctgcctgtgggctgggggccCTCCTCACGGAGTGGCTGTGCTGAGTCTGTGCTGGGAAGGACTTGGCTCTCCACAGTGCCGTTCAGCTTTGAAATCTCATCTTTCTCCACCTCTGGGTCAGGCCTACAGCCAAGGGCCTGGGGTTGCTCTCCCTGTGGGTTTTCAGGATTCGCACTGGGTAGCTCTGGGGCTTCTTCCTGTCCTCTAGGGCTGGCCTCTGGTAGTCCACTTTCCTCATTGACCACAGCTGGGCTTTGGGGGGCCTTGGCTTCACGCTCTGGTCCCAGGGCACTTTCATCTGATGTactggggagaggagggggcaGCACCCCTTGTTGGACTTCGTGGCCTTGCTCCTTAATGGAgagctctcccctctcctcctgggGCAAAGGGGGAGGAACCTCTCTGGGGATCCCTTCTGGATGCACTCCCGCTCTTCCAAGATCTGATGCACACTTCTCCTGTCCCCCCAACTCAGCACCTGCCAGCTCTTCAGCCGGAACTCTAAGAACTGGTATCTCAGCCCCGTGAACCATCTCCCTGGCCAGCCAGCTGGGATTTGCTGCAGCCGCAGAGGCCCAAGTGGCCGGCTGTGGACTGAGGTTTGGAGCTGGACGCACTTCCTCTGCCGGTACATGCGGGGACTGCTCAGCACTCATGAGCAGAACCCCTTCGGGCTGGTCACCTGGTGGTGCGCAGACAGCATTACCGGGCTGGGCTCCCCACCCTCTTGTCTGCGAGGAATGCTGAGCATCACTGGCATCCAGAGTCTCCTTCCTagagcctccagcccctggcgcCAGGGCAGGACGCAGTGACCCCCAGGGCAGCTCTGTGCAGGGTAGATGTGCTCCCATTTGCTGCTGGCAGATTTCCTGGGATGCAGCATTTATGTCCTCTTCTTGGGAAGCCCCTGAATTTTTCCTAGTAGAACCGCAGGGCTTGAGGAAAACCGAGTCATCAGCCAAGTCTTCAGGCATCACCTCCACTTggcatttttctctgtctgaggCTCTTGGGGCTGGATCTTGCAGGATTGGGGTCTCAGTTTTTGTGGGGGACTCCTCCAGGCCAGCTGAGCTCTCCTTGCCTGGGTGGGCTGCAGCAGGGGCCTTGGGGACCACCCCCTGCCCAGACTCTGTGGGGGGAAAGCCACCTGCAGCCTCCTTCCCTGGTGACCCGAAACCACCTGGCTGGCTGACCTCCGCACATGGCTGCTCTTTCAGAGGTGCTGGTGGCCTTCCTGGCTGCTGTTCAAGGTGACTGGAGGAAGCCGCTTTATCAACCTCTTCCTTCATGCCTCCCTCTCTTCCGGCACTAGGCACGATGGTGGCCACACTGCCCCAAGCAGAGCTGTCCTCCTCAGGGACAAAGGCTGCCAGGGCCACCCCTGGGGCTTTGGGGGAAGGTTCCCTCCTGGAATGTTGAACGAGGGGCCAACCTTCAGGTGCTTCTGCCGGGCTTTCCAAGCACCCTTCTGGGGAGCCCTCAGCAAAGGGCATGGTGGCTGAGTGGCACTCCTGCtcccagggggagggagggctgggcagtGGAGAGCTTTCTGGACCCCTGGCTTCCTGGGGGCACTTCCTTGGCTCAGTCACCTCTGGGCACACGGTGCACGGATCCTGGCTGGCAGCCCTCTCAGAAGCGGAGCAGGAGCCTCCACGCCCACACCTGcgaataatgaaaacattttgtttcaTCAGGTCTCAGGGATGTTGAGGACGAGGCCGCATGACAGGCCAGTTCTCTCCAACCCTCTCGCCTTTAACAGCCACAAGACACACCTGCCCATGCACCTCAGTCCTCTCCATGAAGGCTGCCCCTAAGGCCACTCCTCCTATAACCACTACACATGCTCTCGTTATCCCCAAAATCGAAGCAGGGAGCCCCAAATATTCAGTTTGGGGCTTTTCATGTTGGTCAGTACTGAATAGGGAAGTATGGAAACTAATTCATAATCGTCTAAACTGCAGGAACTCCAAAAGTTTTTAGTAAGTAGAGAGTTTGAATTAGTTTAATGTGGGTTACAAAGAGATCTCAAACACTTCTGAGGATGCTTAGATGTTCAGGAAAAAAGCACAAGTGGGTAAAGTCatgcttcaaaataaaaagctattcTTGGTAACTGTTTACTTGACTCCTCACATTCAAAGGTGGTACTGTGAGGGGCATAGCCCCCAAATCAATCTATTTAGCTGTGGAATTTCTGCAAATGACTGATATGTAAAATTCTTGGGAGCTGAATTACCTTTATACCCATATTTGTCTTAACTTGAACATATTTTGCTGGACAATGTGTGAAGAAAAACTATGGCTCAAATTATGGACTTGCTATAGATAACTAACTACCTAGTTATTGTAAACTAGCCTATTACCTGGCATATTTTGACTGTATTTCTAATTccgtaatattttattaaatgcatttctaaactttaaaagtaatacatggcagatacaaaatttagaaaatgtagaaaaaatatcTCCCACATGCTTGCCACTTGAAGCGTTCTGGCGAATAACATTTTTCTCCATGTGATTTTCTATGGgatgtaatttttgttatttttacataGCTGTGATTCTGTATACTTGCTATGATCAAATATCTTTTGCTATCAAGAGAAATTGCTAAAGGCAAAATTAATAGGAGTATGTCTTTCCTAAGGCTTTTACCATGATGTTTAAAAGAAGATTTGTGGAATCTTCTTGTAActgttacatacacacacattcacatgttCATAGACCCACAGTGTCTTGGATATGACCAGAGGAAAGATCCTACCTGTTTCACTACCAAAACTCTAGCTTCCCATGCAAGGTGAcgcatatatatttttagtgaGAGATGCATACAATGGGAAGGTGAAGtacattccttttaaaaatttagaaatccaTGTCATGGAgtgaattgtgtccccctaaaatCCATGTGTTGAAACGCTAGCCCCCAACATGACTGTACGTGGAGAAGGGGCCTTCATGGAGTTAAAGTTTAAAAAGGTCTTAAGAGCGGAGCCCTGATGCAGTAGGACTGGGGTCCTTCCGAGAAGAGGGAGACAGCAGGAGCGGGCTCGCGCGGggaagacacagcaggaaggACCACCTGCAGCCAAGAGGGGCCTCACCAGAAGCCACCTCTTCTGGCTCCGTAACTCGGaattccagcctctagaactattAGGAAATTAATTCTGCTGCTGAAGCCACCCTGTCTGTGGTGCTCGGTCATGGCAGTATGAGCGGACTAATGCAATGGGTATATGCACTTTACATTGAACTTTGCAATATTTTTGAGGTTCCAAATTTTCCAAAGTGAAACGTTGGGACAATGATAATGGATGAATCCACTGGAAGTAATGCTTTTGCACGGATGATCTCCATTAACCCTGAGGAGAGCCAGCCGAGGTGCTATCACGCCATTTCGTAGATGAGAATTCTGAGAACAGGTTAGGCTTGGATTCGGCGGGCGTCTCACTCCATGGGCCATGATCTTCTCACTCACTCTCTGCTGCCTCGGAGAATAAAAGCTTCCAAGGAGGGAGTCCCAAATTCATCTGTTGAAACCTGTTCCCCAGGGTGATGGTATGAGGACGTAGGGgctctgggaggtgattaggtaaTGAGAGTGGAGCCCACATGAATGGAAGTAGTGTCCTTCTAGAAGAGACCCCAGAGGGCTCCCTCACCCCTCTGCCtttgaggacacagtgagaagacggCTGTCTGAAACAGGAAggaggctctcaccagacacggAGTCTGCTGGCCCCTTGATGCTGAGCTTCCCGGCCTCCAAAACTATGAGCAACTGACATCTGTTGCAATAGCCACTCACCCTCTCCTCTTTACCTgaccccactccagcctcttGCCAAGCCCCTCACCTACGAAATGTTCGTGACATCACACAACATCCTGGAAGGAGGTGTGTACGCATCATCACTACACCAGTCATCCGCATTCAAAAAGGAGATTCAATCACAGGAATAACTAGATACCTATTGCAGCTGATTTCTATTGCTGTTATAATAAATTGCCACAGAATTAGTGGCTTTAGACAgtacaaattaattttcttacagttctataGGAAAATGTCTGACACGGCTCTCACTGGGCTGATATCATGGTGTCAGGGGGCTGTGTTCCCTTCTGGAAGCCCTAGGGACCAAGGCGCTTCCTTGCTTTTCCAGAGGCTGCCCACGTCTGTGACTCACAggctcttcctccatcttcaaagccagcagcgcAGAATCTTCCTCCGGTCCATCTTAGATATTTACATCAATTTCAGGGATTAAGAAGAGGACATccttgctgggggctgggggcatcTAAGATGGACCGGAGAGTGAGGCAGCTACTGTCTCAACCAGATTAGCATTTTCAGACCTAAAAGCCGAGCTAATGAGGGCAAAGAAGAGAAACATCAGAGGGTAAGTTAGGTGAATCCCTCCAATCCTCAGATGGTCACGAGGGCAGCCGCACCCACGCAGAGCCCTGGCCCAGCGCTGCTGACCTGGGTGAAAACACCCGGGTGTGGGTAACGCCCTCAGCCTGGCTTCACTAAAGTACGAGGCTCAGAGGGCTCACCAACCACAGGGCTGTTGTCTCCATGGATTGTTCTGGAACTGCACCTCAGCACTCTGCATGTGGCCATTTTCCTTGTAACAAGCACTTTACATTGAACTGTGTCCCACCCATTCACTAGGGGTCACATTGTTTAGTAGTAATGAGATTGATGGTGTGCAGTTCAGAAATGAAGCGCTCCTATTGATGTCTGCTTGCTCAGGAAGCCCAGATCACAGCCTCCTCCAAACCAAGCTGCTTCTAGTCCCCGCCTCTGACTGGGGAGTGTGTGGGTTACCTTCAGGCTGGCTGAAATCACTGTTATATGGGGACAAGATGGCAAATTCACTTGATTTGGGCACCTTGAAAACTTACGGATCTTACCAGGATCAAATTCCCATTGAGTGTGAGGCACACACTCCCCCAAAGTAAGGATCTAGCTTGGTTTATTTAGCACAAGCTGATCACCAGCAATCCTTTTGACTGCCCATCAGAAGCAATTTTTAAAACCAGATTAAAGACACTCACGAGGAGCAGATTTGCCTTAGGGCAGGAAAAATTCTAAGAACTCATCTGTGAGGGCCCTGCCTTAATTGAAACTTACATAATGCCCTTTATACTTTAAGTCTGAGTCAGAATGTGTGGAGGGGGTTCTGCTCAGAATCCGAAGGCTAGCTCTTGTGGGCTGGGCAGTGTGGCCCTCTCACAGGAGGCTTGCAGTTCAAAGGTGGTTGCTGCCTTTAGGTTGAGGTCAGGAGGGCACACAGATTGCAGACCACGGCCCCCAGCATGACAGTGGGAGAAGCACAGTAGGGGGGTTACTGGGGAGCCCAGGTGATTTGCTGCCCCAAAGGTCTGAGCAGACTATGGAGAGGTAGAAAAGGTCCTCCCTACTACCTTAGCTGGACGATCGCATCCACATGGGTTTCTAAGTGCATAGTTTTGAAGACATACCCATGAACAGACTGGGGATGCTTAAAgggagtgagacagggaccatggatgtagtcagagtagggtgagggcctccggagggggcagggcaggatatttgcagtcagagcaatgtaactacatgcaaagaaacccccctactaaaactctgttaaacattgagctctagaatcattcttcagtgagatcagttgatgttccccagataaagaagagtagcacatgttttattatgctaatcatttgtagccatgtgtaagattcactttagcctAGGCCGATGTGCTGTCTTTcgtccttcagatctgatgaagtgattttgcaaactgagcaactaatttagcaagtaagcccaggcataaacaacacagtaaaaggcaagaaggattccaccttaaagataagattgcattttaatacccaagaagttaagatgttagaaattcttaccttactctttagcaaacaattcctcagcccaccttgggggctgggcaggtggccttgtttcatatgctcccagaccaagatgctggtatctcagagagaaatcatcagaggaagttgcttgtgttaattctaaatattcagggaccacttaacaagtccacgcccctaagtttttttcatgttctcaaaaaatcctcaactgcctataaaactcctagacaaagcaccaccacgggctctcttgtcccctcttggcatgagccaggagctctattctctcactttatctctaaataaaagcctgtaccttgctctcttaCCCTGAGTGTTTGTGAAACTCactcttcggcttcgtgaacaagaaccccggcaccaGGAGGAAGGAGGCCGGTTGAGGAGACACCAAGCCTGGACCCCACACTAGCAGGCATTAAGGGGCCCAACACAGCCATAAAGACAGACTGTCAAGATGGGGAGTTGACAgtactgagcatttactaagGGCAGGTGGTGCTAAGTACTTTCCAGTTACGATTGCATGTAATCCACATGGTAGCCTGGCAGAGTGAATGGCCCCCCCATGCACACATCGAGAAATATTTCAGAGAGGTTCAAGCCTGGACCTGGGGTTGCAGAGCTCCAGTTGCAGGGCAAGATCAAGCCCTGTACTGTCCAGCTCcagggccctgcctcctcccttttCCCTGTACTCGCTGCATCAAGGATGGTGCCACAGTCTCTCTTCCCATCCTGTTGGGTCCTTATCATTCTACTCCCAGGATGCAGCCAGAGCAATGAAGGCTTGATCCTGTCACTCTGCGGGCAGACTCTCCAGTGGTTTCGACCAGCTGTGGCCCCAGCTTACATTCCCTGCTCTGTTCCACCCAGAGCTCCCCACCCCTGCAGCTGCCTGGGGGCTGGAGGCCTCCTGCTCCTCCCAGCACATGTCAGACCCAATCATCACTCCTCACAAAGGCTCCCTAGCCTGGCCTTTGGGATCAAATCTCCTTTCCTAGGCCCACCCAGTGATGGCACTGGTCACCGTTGCCATCATGATCAAGGACTGACGACGATTTCCCCCACTGGAATATAATGGAAACTGGGTCTTCGATTTCCCCCACTGGAGTATAATGGAAACTGGGTCTTGTCTATTTTCAATACTGCATCCCCAGTTTTtttacctggcatatagtaaacatTGAACATATGGATGTATGAgtagatggaaggatggatggatggatggccagtgggagggtggatgggtagatggatggatagttggatggatggatggatggatggatggatgcatgcatggatggatggatggatggatggatggatgcatagaTGGATGCATAGATGGCGAAAtgtttgggtgggtgggtggatgtaTGGTTGGTTGGGTGGGTGGATGCACAGATACAACTGAAACCAAATCAAGGATTCTAAATATGTGGGAATGCTCCCAAATCATGGTGGTCTGATTTGAAGATTAGGAAAGTTCTTTTCTTCCATACCATCATAGCATTCTAGTAATTTGTTAGTCAAAACCTcttaatttacagatgaggaaactgaggctcagaaaagacaaAGTATTTTTGCTGAAATGCTTCTGCAAAAGACAGGAGGTTTTGGCAGCATTTCTCAACAACAAGTCCCTGTGTGCACTGGTGGGTCTGATGCGTTAGAGGGTGCACAGCAAGTCtgcaaatgatttattttaataaattagtcTAATTCAAACGACTAGATTTCCACATATAACCTTATCACTGTTACTCATTGCATTCTAATGTGCTTTCTGGAGAAGGAACAGGAAAGCAAGAGGTACAGGGAGATCTGGTGAGAGAACTGCAGCCCCCGGGATGCAACAATCCTAGTACACCAGACACCTGTGGCAGCTGGGGTGCAGGTGAGGGGCCCAGGGGCTGGAGCTGCTCCTCAGCTCCTTGCATTCATGTCATGGCCCACATATTAGGGGGTTTTCTGACACTTCTAAGCCCTTAGAGAAGTAAGATGCTTCTGCACTGTTCTCTACACCCTTGGGGTTGTCTCCCCAGGAGGAAGTGAGACTTCCCTGACTGGTGAGATAGGGAAGGCTGTCCTCTGGGTACAGTTTCCCCATGGTGTGGTTAGATCATGCCAGGTCACTGAGATGAGCTTGCCCACTggggctgccctccccacccttcaTGACATCCTGAGCTGACAGGCAACCTGGCGTGGTGGGGAGGGTTTGGTCAGGCGGCAGTGTGAGGAGTCCCACTTTGACTTCCCCTCCAGTCCAGCCTTGCCATTGATAAAGctgcctttcttctcctttcctgacTTTGGCGACTAGCTGACCATTGATTCAGAATCTGGATGTGATTAATTAGCTCCCTAAACCCTGACAGGATTAGTGTGGTGTTTACCCCACACGTACATTATTTGGTTATTTCCCCCGCACATTACGAAGCTTGTCAAATATTTGAACTGGCCTCTAGGTCAGGCTGTGCAGGTGACCTTTCTTCAGTAGAAGGGAGGCTGAAACCCTGACCAAGAAAAGTAAACTAAATTCCAGGATGTTTTCAGTTCTTCCCCGCATGAAATCAGAATAAATCTAGTTAATTTGAGGACCATGTAGATCTTCACAGTGACATAGCTAAACTGCCAATCACCTGATCAATTCGCTGTCTTTATTCTTGTcgtttgctttgtatttttttctctgtgaatcATAAGTCTGGTAACCAAGGGGCTCTGGGATTATAAATAATCATGATTCAGAGGTTCTCTACTCTCTATGATATACcacttccttgctttctttttcctttttctatgccAGGCTAGGAAGACTGCCTAAGAAGACACTTTTCTCAAGAACTTCATAAATGATCGAGCCAACTATGATAGATCATTCTGGATCAATTATTAACAGCTGAAAAGAATTGCATAGGATATGCACTCCATGTTTATGTTTCTATCAGGAGCTCTTAAATACCGAATTCTATGTTTCTCATAATATGATTGCTACACGTGCAAGAAAGAAGCTTGCCTGGTCTCTATGTAACGTGGGAAGTACGAGATGAAGCCTGGTTAAACAAGCTTCTTCACTGCAGAACTTCTCAGTGCCTTTGAGACACCGTCATGCAATGTGAGTCAACCAGAAGACATGTCATGGTATTGCCCACACTTGCCATTCCCCAGAAACCTTCCTCCGCCCCTTTACTTGGTAGAGCATTTAATGGGGCTAATGTCCCCCAGAACACAGAGTGGAAAGCACAGCCCCAGTGAAAGAGAGATTTGGTAAGGACATCTCAGGTGCCCTTTAGAGGACAGTTCTCAAAACA
The genomic region above belongs to Manis javanica isolate MJ-LG chromosome 7, MJ_LKY, whole genome shotgun sequence and contains:
- the TACC2 gene encoding transforming acidic coiled-coil-containing protein 2 isoform X9, with amino-acid sequence MGNENSTSDNQQQDSGLHNVILWPPHAGPPQRTSSAQSPESVQPPGNSQNIRRKPEEKSGSSGHGDVPRCGRGGSCSASERAASQDPCTVCPEVTEPRKCPQEARGPESSPLPSPPSPWEQECHSATMPFAEGSPEGCLESPAEAPEGWPLVQHSRREPSPKAPGVALAAFVPEEDSSAWGSVATIVPSAGREGGMKEEVDKAASSSHLEQQPGRPPAPLKEQPCAEVSQPGGFGSPGKEAAGGFPPTESGQGVVPKAPAAAHPGKESSAGLEESPTKTETPILQDPAPRASDREKCQVEVMPEDLADDSVFLKPCGSTRKNSGASQEEDINAASQEICQQQMGAHLPCTELPWGSLRPALAPGAGGSRKETLDASDAQHSSQTRGWGAQPGNAVCAPPGDQPEGVLLMSAEQSPHVPAEEVRPAPNLSPQPATWASAAAANPSWLAREMVHGAEIPVLRVPAEELAGAELGGQEKCASDLGRAGVHPEGIPREVPPPLPQEERGELSIKEQGHEVQQGVLPPPLPSTSDESALGPEREAKAPQSPAVVNEESGLPEASPRGQEEAPELPSANPENPQGEQPQALGCRPDPEVEKDEISKLNGTVESQVLPSTDSAQPLREEGPQPTGRLGSVSEGAARSSVAHASDSLPKLHENGRILIPGPDGAGEHVLPEGAGWEGPRLQTKCPHTLQDLGGLGIMDSLPALESEKSDFLSTPAAEVVPKAQEVERRSEIKAMSHPSARTPDNCEEAGLPASPDRSCGLGHDAAGQEARADGPQPPEGEDLAMDSGLTSLSLEHSQQGIPSFPGDSCIRVAAPERPSVPSENHLQPSQSDPDASIFDMLREKTRVCKNGEETYPGDPGLKKLGTDSSQIHVPVTPQEDACLPTCGEKEQASRSELQREHPKDSLSDATRSAARDSVLESPATEQSELSAPVSPELPALGENGQEGARSDRRPSGVGPPAADTSEESSLAGNLNRKENCCAGQGPSKSRQELVGTLEVSSQHEEACLGDGGASEAADTRRLLEGLSKTEKTSANTVGTPPRQPEPVALLDAAHCPPVPAPASPSVTTTQDAPERESGAETQGGRQRPVLAPRKEMEQPATSDAEARELLGSFPSAQEQGRAAETSGNAGRGDLGMQSAPEDAGEAALNAGFLNTGQCPSPGEETSTSAPGEPCQAEQPSASCQDALPPAGELGGIHRSMAEIPEAQAVSSAERLLLSGPPEDAAPDPPYLHVEVAPREGAEDSGEKALSSQGPRAPGESTSPTEAPLLALENATSMKLSLGLPASLPQPAATGREITGAQASGGSSKAGTLEGPVDSMPYLDRMPLLTKGEHMLVEEKAAGAKPYEIPAPPACEEGMAGETAKGTKSIGERMVEPPEDLSRGTSGGLHARSKQTSTVSGFPDFREHITKIFEKAGLRALTADGPQGAPGEKARAGSSERDKDLIVPSPEKLLDGTQGVAIAPLPTPSPGLWVDSKEKKQELAGEAEISCVGPQAPAPEKLPGQVGPVTKQSLRSASVGKEMTGVAQMVQEREKPEGAGGAGPGLGSQAHSQQGRGCQGFASGLSSQVPPQSPREGASLQGDRVPPGKQQQETSTLSCQPGEDGAWGFAQAEALGGVSVCTSALGTSSPLGDVPIVAEAFSEPWTPDTLGGEKRHGGAARISDTPDARGGQSAPEPQAGAVAGAPLQPSPAAGAAGEAEGDVTLSTAETRAHVSGDLPETGTTRMLSGMAWPSVLPGSSGVPGCSEGAPRMEDEAARHGDSSAGLQQAEEQREPELPGPAGNRKVAVSSPPEPDESRDLELHSLAPEAPHGERYFQGKSPGPGPCTLPSVPEKDAPNVTGDVISDEARAVGDAERSVKSSSIADGVIQPAVLGDLENPPLAASSHHGDVISQVSTDLTARSISPAAAHVDLVLPASEHASLPFAPDGDGVEASAPSFQSLTEDVSRSSDSEEAFETPESTTPVKAPPAPPPPPPEVIPEPEISTQPPLEEPGCASESVCVPDGPRSSSVEGSPFHPPPHSSSAVFDEDKPIASSGTYNLDFDNIELVDDFQASEPRSSDSKSQDCKVNARRKSTDSVPTSKSTLSRSLSLQAGDFDGASCTGGTEAGVPAPDAYSSGSGSAASTLKRTKKPRPPSLKKKQTTKKPSETPPVKETQPEPAGESPVPSEENQVAETKTESTKTEGSGPALSEEAPLEPTAVPKAACAPDSESAEAAVPPASGGGRVQNSPPSGRKALPLATAPEAVEVTPLESGGQEDSPAKGLSVRLEFDYSEDKGSWDTQQENPPPTKKIGKKPVAKMPLRRPKMKKTPEKLDNSPASPTRSPAEPNDIPIAKGTYTFDIDKWDDPNFNPFSSTSKMQESPKLPQQSYTFGPDTCDESIDPFKTSSKTPSSPSKSPASFEIPASAIEANGVDGDGLNKPAKKKKTPLKTMVEDVMSVCSLFDTFRVKKSPKRSPLSDPPSQDPTPAVTPETPPVISTVVHATDEEKLAVTSQKWTCMTVDLEADKQDYPQPSDLSTFVNETKFNSPTEDLGYRNSYEIEYMEKIGSSLPQDDDTPKKQALYLMFDTSQESPGQSPPVRMSESPTPCSGSSFEETEALVNTGAKIQHPVSRGLAPNQEPHLQVPEKSSQKELEAMALGTASDAIEITAPEGSFASADTLLSRLAHPASLCGALDYLEPDLAEKNPPVFAQKLQEELEFAIMRIEALKLARQIALASRIRQDTKREAAHPTDVSISKTALYSRIGTAEVETPTGLLFQQPNLDATLQMARAEIITKEREVSEWKDKYEESRREVMEMRKIVAEYEKTIAQMIEDEQREKSVSHQTVQQLVLEKEQALADLNSVEKSLADLFRRYEKMKEVLEGFRKNEEVLKKCAQEYLSRVKKEEQRYQALKVHAEEKLDRANAEIAQVRGKAQQEQAAYQASLRKEQLRVDALERTLEQKNKEIEELTKICDELIAKMGKS